A single genomic interval of Terriglobus albidus harbors:
- a CDS encoding DUF58 domain-containing protein: MQRFLDPAILASIGNLELLARTVVDGFVAGLHRSADFGFSQEFAEYRAYTPGEDPRHIDWNLFARTERTYLKRYRGETNSQVTVLLDASNSMKYASHAVNKMNYARYAAAALMYMAIKYQRDAAGIVVFDNDIRESVRPSTRQGQLYRVLAALDRAEPAARTNFANPMRYAHELLRRRGMVMVFSDFFGDPEEMVEAIEPLRYHGSEVTLFQVLDPKEIKPELRGPSVLEDMETGQVMEVIPDYAKNEYRRRLQAHLAAIEARARAAGMDYRLLVTDQPLDATLQAYLSLRKAVAA; encoded by the coding sequence ATGCAACGATTCCTCGATCCCGCGATTCTGGCAAGTATCGGCAATCTTGAATTGCTGGCGCGTACGGTCGTGGACGGCTTTGTCGCCGGTCTGCACCGGTCTGCCGACTTCGGCTTCAGCCAGGAGTTTGCCGAGTATCGCGCCTACACTCCGGGAGAGGATCCGCGCCACATCGACTGGAATCTTTTTGCACGCACTGAGCGCACTTATCTGAAGCGTTACCGTGGCGAGACCAACAGCCAGGTGACCGTACTTCTGGACGCCAGTAACTCCATGAAGTACGCCTCGCACGCCGTCAACAAGATGAACTACGCGCGCTATGCCGCTGCGGCGCTGATGTACATGGCCATCAAATACCAGCGGGATGCGGCCGGTATTGTGGTCTTTGATAACGATATTCGAGAGTCTGTCAGACCTTCGACGCGACAGGGGCAACTCTACCGCGTGCTGGCGGCTCTGGATCGCGCGGAGCCTGCGGCACGGACGAACTTTGCCAATCCGATGCGCTACGCCCATGAACTGCTGCGACGGCGCGGCATGGTGATGGTCTTCTCCGACTTCTTCGGAGATCCGGAAGAGATGGTGGAAGCGATTGAACCGCTCCGCTATCACGGCAGCGAAGTCACACTCTTCCAGGTACTCGATCCGAAAGAGATCAAACCGGAGCTCCGTGGGCCATCTGTGTTGGAAGACATGGAGACTGGTCAGGTGATGGAGGTCATTCCCGACTACGCGAAGAATGAATATCGCCGTCGGCTGCAGGCGCATCTTGCGGCCATTGAGGCACGTGCGCGCGCAGCGGGTATGGATTACCGCCTTCTGGTTACCGATCAGCCGTTGGATGCCACATTGCA